The genomic window GGACCTACGCGAGTTGCTGGTGGCCTATGTGGACCACCAGGTGGAGGTGGTGCGACGGCGGAGCGAGTTCCGGTTGGGTCGAGCACGGGACGAGGCACACACCACGGAAGGCCTGCTCAAGGCCCTGGAGCGGATTGACGACGTAATCGCCCTGATCCGTGGCTCGGCCGACCGCCAAACGGCCCGGGCTGGTCTGATGGCCGACCCGTTCGAGTTCACCGAGGTACAGGCCAACCACATCTTGGATATGCAGTTGGTCCGCCTAACTCGGCTGGGTCGTACCAACCTCGAGGAACGGATGGCCGAGCTCCGTGAGACCATCGCCGAACTGGAGGCCATTCTGGCCGACGAGGGCCGCCTGCTGTCCGTTATCAAGGACGAACTGGTTGCCATCCGGGCCGACCATGCCACGCCCCGACGCAGTGAGATCATCCACGACCCAGGTGAGCTGGACATCGAGGACCTCATTGACGACGAAGAACTGGTCTTTGCCATGAGCGCCGCGGGCTACGTGAAGACCATGTCGACCTCGGCCTTCCGGACCCAGGGTCGCGGCGGGAAGGGCATCACAGGCGCCAAGCTCAAGGACGAGGACGCGGTGTCGCACCTGATCCACACCACGGCACACGCCTACCTGCTGTTCTTCTCGACCCGGGGACGGGTCTACCGCCTCAAGGCCCACGAGGTTCCAACGGCCGGCCGTACGGCGCGGGGAACGTCCATCATGAACCTGCTGCCCCTCCAGCCTGATGAGCGAATCCAGGCTGTCATCGACACCCGGGATTACGAGTCAAATCGTTTCTTGTTCTTCGCTACCCGCAGTGGACGCGTCAAGAAGACCCGCTTCACGGCCTACGACTCATCGTTGAAGGCCGGCCTCATCGCCGTGCGGCTGAACGACGGTGACGAACTGGTGGCCGTGGTCCCGACCAGCGGATCGGACAACCTGTTCCTGGTGTCCCGGACCGGTCAGACATTGCGGATTGATGAGAACGACGTTCGGGCCATGGGTCGGGATGCCGCTGGCGTGGTGGGTATGAAGTTCCGCGGCGACGACGAGTTGGTCTCGTGCTGTGTGGCCCGAAAGGATGCCACCATCTTGCACCTCACTACCGAGGGCTATGGCAAACGCACGGCACTCGACGAGTTTGGTGCCAAGGGCCGAGCCGGGCTAGGGGTCCGCGGGATCCGGACCACTGACGACCGTGGCTCAGTGGCCGGGGCCCTGGTAGTCAGCGAGGGTGACGACCTGTTCGCCGTGACGACCGCCGGGATGATCATCCGGATGCCAGCCGCCGAGATCTCGGTTCAGGGGCGGGATGCCACTGGGGTCCGAGTTATGTCTCCCGGTGAGGGCCAGGAGGTAACTGCCGTGTCGCCCGCACCAACTGAGGACCTGGTGGTCGACGGATTGCCAGAGGCCGGGTCCACCGGCTGACGGGAGTATCCCCGCCTCCCAGACGCTTTCCCGAGATCGACCCCTCCGATGACACACTGAGGAGGGAACCGCGGGACTCCGGGAAGCCAATGCCAGACAGGTGCTGACCCTCGATCTAGTCATCCTGACCGTGGCGGTGGCTGAGGTGCCAGGGACCGGACGCTGACGGTGGCCGTGCCGTGCGACCGCGACCGCTGCCATACCGATGGCGACCCCTAGACTCCCGGCCCGTGGCCGACGACCAGATCGAGGGCTCGTCCCCAGACGACAGGTCGGATGATGGGCTGCTGGATCCCGCCGACGCCGTTCCGGCCCAGGAAGGGGAAGAATCGCCCA from Acidimicrobiales bacterium includes these protein-coding regions:
- the gyrA gene encoding DNA gyrase subunit A; the protein is MGEVVEPPVEDDTPNLGSIQPIEIQEEMEQSFLDYAMSVIVSRALPDARDGLKPVHRRILWGMYDLGARPDRPTMKCARVTGEVMGKYHPHGDQAIYDALVRMAQDFSLRHPVVHPKGNFGYSPDDAAAAARYTECRLDPIALQLLAGIDEDTVDFTDNYSGEFTEPEVLPARFPNLLVNGSQGIAVGMATNIPTHNLGEVVDATIHLINHPDATPDDLMAHLPAPDFPTGALILGRAGIRDAYRTGRGQVRMRARTDIEEGPRSSRIVVTELPYQASPNLIMSKIRDLVDARELDGIADVNDESAQGLTRIVITLKRDAPALVILNNLFKRTPLQTTFSVNTVALVDDVPRTLDLRELLVAYVDHQVEVVRRRSEFRLGRARDEAHTTEGLLKALERIDDVIALIRGSADRQTARAGLMADPFEFTEVQANHILDMQLVRLTRLGRTNLEERMAELRETIAELEAILADEGRLLSVIKDELVAIRADHATPRRSEIIHDPGELDIEDLIDDEELVFAMSAAGYVKTMSTSAFRTQGRGGKGITGAKLKDEDAVSHLIHTTAHAYLLFFSTRGRVYRLKAHEVPTAGRTARGTSIMNLLPLQPDERIQAVIDTRDYESNRFLFFATRSGRVKKTRFTAYDSSLKAGLIAVRLNDGDELVAVVPTSGSDNLFLVSRTGQTLRIDENDVRAMGRDAAGVVGMKFRGDDELVSCCVARKDATILHLTTEGYGKRTALDEFGAKGRAGLGVRGIRTTDDRGSVAGALVVSEGDDLFAVTTAGMIIRMPAAEISVQGRDATGVRVMSPGEGQEVTAVSPAPTEDLVVDGLPEAGSTG